One genomic window of Hymenobacter sp. J193 includes the following:
- the xseB gene encoding exodeoxyribonuclease VII small subunit — protein sequence MTSDATYRQAIAELETILRALETDTVDVDELTAKVQRSSELIRLCKQKLRAAEAAIDRVFDELDEETDWTEDEQPEEDEEEAPAVARKAPAPPRPGQSPRLFE from the coding sequence ATGACTTCCGACGCTACGTACCGCCAAGCTATTGCCGAGCTGGAAACCATTTTGCGCGCCCTCGAAACCGATACCGTTGATGTAGACGAGCTCACGGCCAAAGTGCAGCGCTCCTCCGAGCTGATCCGGCTGTGCAAGCAGAAGCTGCGCGCCGCCGAAGCCGCCATCGACCGGGTGTTTGATGAGCTGGACGAGGAAACCGACTGGACTGAGGACGAGCAGCCGGAAGAGGACGAAGAAGAAGCCCCGGCTGTGGCCCGCAAAGCACCGGCTCCTCCGCGCCCCGGCCAAAGCCCCCGCCTGTTTGAGTAA
- a CDS encoding efflux RND transporter permease subunit — protein sequence MSLSSTSINRPVLAIVMSLVIVIFGVIGFRYLSVREYPSVDPPIITVSASYTGASADVMQGQVTEPLEEALNGIQGIKNLTSNSRDGRTQITVEFDLDADLETAANDVRDKVSGAQGRLPRDIDPPVVSKANADSQPIVMTYLSSTKRTLLELTDYANNTLKERLQTIPGVSEVRVYGERKYSMRLWLDPVKLSALSVSPVDVQQALTRENVELPSGSVQGQATQLTLRTMGRLSSVEDFNNLIIRKDASSLVRLSDIGYAELYPENDQTIFKVNGVPMVGLAVIPQPGSNQIDIAEEFNKRLEQYGKDLPKDLELKPGFDNSVFIRKSIEEVEHTIIEAFVLVVIIIFLFLRDWRSTIIPVVAIPVSLIGIFFVMYLMDFSINVLTLLAVVLAIGLVVDDAIVVLENIYSRIEEGEDPKTAAIKGSEEILMAVVSTTIVLAAVFLPVVFLTGITGRLFREFGIVVAGSVLISAFVSLTLTPMMCSVLLKREEKHNWFYRKTEPFFERMIGGYQSSLETFLRKRWLAWLVVAGTGVGIWFFMGAIPSELAPVEDRSRVNINATGPEGASFEFMDAYMTQLTQLAIDSAGEQNLSSVFAVTSPGFGGGSNSGNARVLLLDADARPQSQQLLADKLSTGVKQLSAARTSVSQDQSIGGGGGGLPVQFVIQTQDFDKLRTAVPKFLDAARQDPTFQFVDVNLKFNKPELRVTIDREKAQSLGVSVQSISQTLQSGLSGQRYGYFIREGKQYQIIGQVAREDRSQPLDVRLLSVKNDKGELIQLDNVIRLVESSTPPQLYRFNRYNSATFSASLAPGRTLGDGIAAMQAIADKNLDDTFSTELAGASRDFQESSSSLIFAFGLALVLIYLVLAAQFESFRDPVIIMVTVPLALSGALLSLWYFNQTLNLFSQIGIIMLVGLVTKNGILIVEFANQQVENGKDYMTGLIEGATARFRPILMTSLCAILGILPIAIATGAGALSRRAMGIGVVGGLFFATALTLYVVPVMYSYFATAKKHKPAEAEEKAVAA from the coding sequence ATGAGTCTTTCATCAACCAGTATCAACCGCCCGGTTCTCGCCATTGTGATGAGCCTGGTGATTGTGATTTTCGGGGTCATTGGCTTTCGGTACCTGAGCGTGCGCGAATACCCGAGCGTGGACCCGCCCATCATTACCGTGTCGGCCAGCTACACCGGCGCCTCCGCCGACGTGATGCAGGGCCAGGTGACGGAGCCTTTGGAAGAAGCCCTCAACGGCATCCAGGGCATCAAGAACCTGACCTCCAACTCCCGCGACGGCCGCACCCAGATTACGGTGGAGTTTGACCTCGATGCCGACCTGGAAACCGCCGCCAACGACGTGCGCGACAAGGTATCCGGCGCGCAGGGCCGCCTTCCGCGCGACATCGACCCGCCCGTGGTGAGCAAGGCCAACGCCGACTCCCAGCCCATTGTCATGACCTACCTCAGCTCCACCAAACGGACGCTGCTGGAACTCACCGACTACGCCAACAACACGCTCAAGGAACGCCTGCAAACTATTCCGGGGGTATCGGAGGTGCGCGTGTACGGGGAGCGGAAGTACTCCATGCGCCTGTGGCTGGACCCGGTGAAGCTTTCGGCCCTGAGCGTGAGCCCCGTGGACGTGCAGCAGGCCCTCACCCGCGAAAACGTGGAGCTGCCCAGCGGCTCGGTGCAGGGCCAGGCCACCCAGCTCACCCTGCGCACCATGGGCCGCCTGAGTTCAGTGGAGGACTTCAACAACCTAATCATCCGCAAAGATGCTTCCTCGCTGGTGCGCCTGTCTGACATTGGCTACGCCGAGCTGTACCCCGAAAACGACCAGACCATCTTCAAGGTGAACGGCGTGCCGATGGTGGGTCTGGCCGTAATTCCGCAGCCGGGCTCCAACCAGATTGACATTGCCGAAGAGTTCAACAAGCGCCTGGAGCAGTACGGCAAGGACCTCCCCAAGGATCTGGAACTCAAGCCGGGCTTCGATAACTCCGTTTTTATCCGCAAATCCATTGAGGAGGTAGAGCACACCATCATCGAGGCCTTCGTGCTGGTGGTAATTATCATCTTCCTGTTTCTGCGCGACTGGCGCTCCACCATCATTCCGGTGGTGGCCATTCCGGTGTCGCTCATCGGTATCTTCTTCGTGATGTACCTAATGGACTTCTCCATCAACGTACTCACGCTGCTGGCCGTGGTGCTGGCTATTGGCCTAGTAGTCGACGACGCCATTGTGGTGCTGGAGAACATCTACTCCCGTATTGAGGAGGGCGAAGACCCGAAAACGGCCGCCATCAAGGGCTCCGAGGAAATCCTTATGGCCGTGGTCAGCACCACTATTGTGCTGGCGGCGGTGTTTCTGCCGGTGGTGTTTCTCACGGGCATCACGGGCCGCCTGTTCCGGGAGTTCGGCATTGTGGTAGCGGGCTCGGTGCTGATTTCGGCCTTTGTGTCGCTCACGCTCACGCCCATGATGTGCTCGGTGCTGCTCAAGCGTGAGGAAAAGCACAACTGGTTTTACCGCAAAACCGAGCCGTTCTTCGAGCGGATGATTGGCGGCTACCAGAGCAGCCTCGAAACCTTCCTGCGCAAGCGTTGGCTGGCCTGGCTGGTGGTGGCCGGCACGGGCGTGGGCATCTGGTTTTTCATGGGCGCTATTCCTTCGGAGCTGGCCCCGGTGGAAGACCGCAGCCGGGTGAACATCAATGCCACCGGCCCGGAAGGTGCTTCGTTTGAGTTTATGGATGCCTACATGACCCAGCTCACGCAGCTGGCCATCGACTCGGCCGGGGAGCAGAACCTGAGCAGCGTGTTTGCCGTGACCTCACCCGGCTTCGGCGGCGGCTCCAACTCCGGCAACGCCCGGGTGCTGCTGCTCGATGCCGATGCCCGCCCCCAAAGCCAGCAGCTTTTGGCCGATAAGCTCAGTACGGGCGTGAAGCAACTGTCGGCGGCCCGCACCTCCGTCAGCCAGGACCAGAGCATCGGGGGCGGCGGGGGCGGCCTGCCAGTGCAGTTCGTTATCCAGACCCAGGACTTCGACAAGCTGCGCACGGCCGTGCCCAAGTTCCTTGATGCCGCCCGGCAGGACCCCACCTTCCAGTTTGTGGACGTGAACCTGAAGTTCAACAAGCCCGAGCTGCGCGTGACCATTGACCGGGAAAAGGCCCAGAGCCTGGGCGTGTCGGTACAGAGCATTTCGCAGACCCTGCAGTCGGGCCTCAGCGGGCAGCGCTACGGCTACTTTATCCGGGAAGGCAAGCAGTACCAGATCATCGGGCAGGTGGCGCGTGAAGACCGCAGCCAGCCTTTGGACGTGCGCCTGCTCTCAGTGAAAAACGACAAGGGCGAGCTGATTCAGCTGGACAACGTGATTCGGCTGGTGGAAAGCAGCACGCCGCCCCAGCTCTACCGTTTCAACCGCTACAACTCGGCCACCTTCTCGGCTTCCCTGGCGCCGGGCCGCACCCTTGGTGACGGTATTGCGGCCATGCAGGCCATTGCCGACAAAAACCTCGACGACACCTTCAGCACGGAGCTGGCCGGCGCCTCCCGCGACTTCCAGGAAAGCTCCAGCAGCCTCATCTTCGCCTTCGGGCTGGCCCTGGTGCTGATTTACCTGGTGCTGGCGGCTCAGTTTGAAAGCTTCCGTGACCCGGTCATTATCATGGTGACGGTGCCGCTGGCCCTTTCCGGGGCGCTGCTGAGCTTGTGGTACTTCAACCAGACGCTCAACCTATTCTCCCAGATCGGCATCATCATGCTGGTAGGGCTGGTGACCAAGAACGGTATCCTCATCGTGGAATTTGCCAACCAGCAGGTGGAAAACGGCAAGGACTACATGACTGGGCTGATTGAAGGCGCCACCGCCCGCTTCCGCCCCATCCTGATGACGAGTTTGTGCGCCATTCTGGGCATTCTGCCCATCGCCATTGCCACCGGCGCGGGTGCGCTCAGCCGGCGAGCCATGGGCATTGGCGTGGTGGGCGGGCTGTTTTTTGCCACGGCCCTCACGCTCTACGTAGTGCCCGTTATGTATTCGTATTTCGCCACGGCCAAAAAGCACAAGCCCGCCGAAGCCGAAGAAAAAGCCGTAGCCGCCTAG
- a CDS encoding ferritin-like domain-containing protein yields MFDKLKSLDDLFAEQLKDLYSAETQLVKALPDMASEARDARLRQGFETHLQETINQVSRLEQIGRGLNLDLTGHTCKAMQGLVAEGKETIAEDATDEVKDAALIAAAQRVEHYEISGYGTAAHYAERLGHTEAASLLRQTLQEEQLTDTKLNDLAKSYINQRAM; encoded by the coding sequence ATGTTCGATAAACTCAAAAGCCTCGACGACCTGTTTGCTGAACAGCTGAAAGACCTGTACAGCGCCGAAACCCAGCTGGTGAAAGCCCTGCCCGATATGGCCAGCGAAGCCCGCGACGCCCGCCTGCGCCAGGGCTTCGAAACCCACCTGCAGGAAACCATCAACCAAGTGAGCCGCCTCGAGCAGATTGGCCGCGGCCTGAACCTCGACCTCACGGGCCACACCTGCAAAGCTATGCAGGGCTTGGTGGCTGAAGGCAAAGAAACCATTGCGGAAGACGCTACCGACGAGGTAAAGGATGCTGCCCTTATTGCCGCGGCGCAACGCGTAGAGCACTACGAAATATCGGGCTACGGCACGGCCGCTCACTACGCCGAGCGCCTGGGCCACACCGAAGCTGCCTCGCTGCTGCGCCAGACGCTGCAGGAAGAGCAGCTCACCGACACCAAGCTCAACGACCTGGCTAAGAGCTATATCAACCAGCGGGCCATGTAA
- a CDS encoding four helix bundle protein — protein sequence MKEENIILQKTYAFAVRIVRLSQYLSKEKQAFQLADQIRRSGTSIGANMEEAVGGLSRKDFIMKAGIAYKEARETHYWLRLLRDTDYIAPPQAASLLNDCEEILKIITAIIRSSRETSTNY from the coding sequence GTGAAAGAGGAAAATATTATTCTGCAAAAGACCTACGCTTTTGCTGTTCGCATTGTCAGGCTCAGCCAGTATTTAAGCAAAGAAAAGCAGGCCTTTCAGCTGGCTGACCAAATTCGACGCAGCGGCACTTCCATCGGAGCTAATATGGAAGAAGCTGTAGGGGGCCTTTCCCGCAAGGATTTTATAATGAAAGCAGGTATTGCTTACAAGGAGGCCCGAGAAACCCATTATTGGCTCCGGCTCCTGCGCGACACCGACTATATAGCCCCTCCGCAGGCAGCTTCTCTGCTCAACGACTGTGAGGAAATTCTGAAAATAATTACGGCTATTATTCGCTCATCCCGGGAAACTTCCACCAATTATTAA
- a CDS encoding MGMT family protein, with product MLSSTAADKHRNFFQDVHEVVRLVPPGRVTTYGAIAHYLGARHGARLVGWAMMAAHTADAYVPAHRVINRQGLLTGRQHYATPKAMQEALEAEGVRVVDDQVQDFDQLFWDPSTELG from the coding sequence ATGCTCAGCTCCACCGCCGCCGATAAGCACCGCAATTTCTTTCAGGATGTACACGAGGTAGTGCGCCTGGTGCCGCCCGGCCGCGTGACAACCTACGGGGCCATTGCTCACTACCTCGGCGCCCGGCACGGGGCCCGCCTGGTGGGCTGGGCCATGATGGCCGCCCACACCGCCGATGCCTACGTGCCGGCGCACCGCGTCATCAACCGCCAGGGCCTGCTCACGGGGCGCCAGCACTACGCCACGCCCAAGGCCATGCAGGAAGCCCTGGAAGCCGAAGGTGTGCGCGTGGTAGACGACCAGGTGCAGGATTTCGACCAGCTCTTCTGGGACCCTAGTACCGAGCTTGGCTAG
- a CDS encoding TonB-dependent receptor, producing MKHTVLSFLLSLLTLLTAAAQTYSIKGRVLDRLTGESLPGATVQVTGNGVNTGAGADPEGNYQVPGLKPGTYVVRASFIGYKLLEQRVTVGNQNAVATFRLASDNATLNEVQVIASVAVERETPVAYAAVNEVKLRETLAARDLPMILNETPGVYATQGGGGTGDSRINVRGFDQRNVAVMVNGVPVNDMETGQVYWSNWDLGDVTKSLQVQRGLSAAKIAVPSVGGTINVLTKGFDDKRSALARLETGSNNYRKASLMLSSGNLPGDWAFTFYGSRRTSDGWVQQAFDDAWTYFGNASKRIGSHRLSLTALGSPQKHGTRSFQSLVGLYSDKKAQEIGAKPIIGGNRGFDYNPYWGTLRRYDRDPETRTVSNMGKQEELNERSNYYHKPQINFNDFWQVNDRLFVTGVVYASFGNGGGVTGLTSSNSSTINARDYQTDFQGIYDFNVRNRDVASILVEPVDPNNPNGPQRRDTTFSAESRSTQFLVNNVNSHRWYGFVLGGDYTLRENLTLSAGVDGRLYRGLHYRQVRDLLGGDYVLNINNRNEDPATRLREGDKLSYNYDGKTQWLGGYTQLEYKTPALSAVVSGTLSRIRYKRIDYFKARQVTVNGQQYDVGFNQTQTIDGQTYTAADGQVAETDWASYLGYSVKAGANYNLTEHNNLFANVGYNSKVPFFNLVYTNQGRLYSNVKPEGITSVELGYGISYPSMKATLNAYYTLWANKTTNSVSTSTGEVIYNTVRNVNAQHMGIEMSVAQEISRSLQLNAAIALGDWRWTGKGVLNQTNEAGDPINPNDPELPVYLDGVHVGDAAQNQFQLGLRYEPLKRLYVRPSFLLFSKYFASFNPETIVSESSRTDSYRLPTSYNLDFHMGYDLQPLHQGKVKVGFKASVLNVLNQFYFTDVSNRSSTNVVDPNLTQAFFNRGRTFTVGMFVEL from the coding sequence ATGAAACACACCGTACTCTCCTTTTTACTGAGCCTGCTGACCTTGCTGACGGCTGCGGCTCAGACGTATTCCATCAAGGGCCGGGTGCTCGACCGGCTCACCGGCGAGTCGCTGCCCGGCGCTACCGTGCAGGTAACCGGCAACGGAGTCAACACCGGCGCCGGCGCCGACCCCGAGGGCAACTATCAGGTACCGGGCCTCAAGCCGGGTACGTACGTGGTCCGCGCTTCCTTTATCGGCTATAAGCTGCTGGAGCAGCGCGTGACGGTAGGCAACCAGAACGCCGTGGCCACGTTCCGGCTGGCTTCTGATAATGCAACCCTGAACGAAGTGCAGGTAATTGCCTCGGTAGCCGTAGAGCGCGAAACCCCGGTGGCCTACGCGGCCGTGAACGAGGTGAAGCTCCGCGAAACCCTGGCCGCCCGCGACCTGCCTATGATTCTGAACGAAACGCCCGGCGTGTACGCCACCCAGGGTGGCGGCGGCACCGGAGACTCACGCATCAACGTGCGCGGCTTCGACCAGCGCAACGTGGCCGTGATGGTCAATGGGGTGCCCGTAAACGACATGGAAACCGGCCAGGTTTACTGGTCGAACTGGGATTTGGGCGACGTAACCAAGAGCCTGCAGGTGCAGCGGGGCTTGTCGGCGGCCAAAATTGCCGTGCCCTCGGTAGGAGGTACCATCAACGTACTAACCAAGGGCTTCGATGACAAGCGCAGTGCCCTGGCCCGCCTCGAAACCGGCTCCAACAACTACCGCAAGGCTTCCTTGATGCTAAGCAGCGGCAACCTGCCGGGCGACTGGGCTTTTACCTTCTATGGTTCGCGCCGCACCTCCGATGGCTGGGTTCAGCAGGCCTTCGACGATGCGTGGACATACTTCGGCAACGCCAGCAAGCGCATTGGCAGCCACCGTCTCTCGCTCACGGCCCTGGGCTCGCCCCAAAAGCATGGCACCCGCTCGTTTCAGTCGTTGGTGGGCCTGTACTCCGATAAAAAAGCGCAGGAAATTGGGGCTAAACCCATTATCGGCGGCAATAGAGGCTTCGACTACAATCCCTACTGGGGAACCCTGCGTCGCTACGACCGGGACCCGGAAACTCGCACCGTCAGCAATATGGGTAAGCAGGAGGAGCTGAACGAGCGCAGCAATTACTACCATAAGCCCCAGATCAACTTCAACGACTTCTGGCAGGTAAACGACCGGCTGTTTGTGACTGGGGTGGTATATGCCTCCTTCGGCAATGGCGGCGGAGTAACCGGCCTGACGAGCAGCAACTCCAGCACTATTAATGCGCGGGACTACCAAACGGATTTTCAGGGTATCTATGACTTTAACGTCCGTAACCGCGACGTTGCGTCGATTTTGGTTGAGCCGGTTGACCCTAATAACCCGAATGGTCCTCAAAGACGGGACACGACGTTTAGCGCCGAAAGCCGGTCTACGCAGTTTCTGGTCAACAACGTGAACAGCCACCGCTGGTACGGCTTCGTGCTGGGCGGAGACTACACCCTGCGCGAAAACCTCACCTTGTCGGCTGGCGTGGATGGTCGCCTGTACCGCGGTCTGCACTACCGCCAGGTGCGCGACCTGCTGGGTGGCGACTATGTTCTGAACATCAACAACCGCAACGAGGACCCCGCAACCCGCCTGCGGGAAGGCGACAAACTCAGCTACAACTACGACGGCAAAACCCAGTGGCTCGGCGGCTACACGCAGCTGGAGTACAAAACCCCGGCTTTGTCGGCGGTGGTAAGCGGCACCCTCTCGCGCATCCGCTACAAGCGCATCGACTACTTTAAGGCGCGGCAGGTGACGGTGAACGGGCAGCAGTACGATGTGGGCTTCAACCAGACCCAGACCATTGACGGGCAGACCTACACGGCCGCCGATGGTCAGGTGGCCGAAACCGACTGGGCTTCTTACCTGGGCTACAGCGTGAAGGCCGGCGCCAACTACAATCTCACGGAGCACAACAACCTGTTTGCCAACGTCGGCTACAACAGTAAGGTCCCGTTCTTCAACCTGGTGTACACCAACCAGGGCCGCCTCTACAGCAATGTGAAGCCCGAAGGAATTACCAGCGTCGAACTGGGCTACGGCATCAGTTACCCCAGCATGAAGGCCACGCTGAACGCCTACTACACGCTGTGGGCCAATAAAACCACGAACTCGGTTTCTACATCCACCGGCGAAGTTATTTATAACACGGTGCGCAACGTAAATGCCCAGCATATGGGCATTGAAATGAGCGTGGCCCAGGAAATCAGCCGGAGCCTGCAACTGAATGCGGCCATTGCCCTGGGCGACTGGCGCTGGACGGGCAAGGGCGTGCTGAATCAAACCAACGAAGCCGGCGACCCCATCAACCCCAACGACCCCGAACTGCCCGTGTACCTCGACGGCGTGCACGTGGGCGACGCGGCGCAGAACCAGTTTCAGCTAGGCCTGCGCTACGAGCCACTGAAGCGGTTGTACGTGCGCCCATCGTTCCTGCTGTTCTCCAAGTACTTTGCCTCCTTCAACCCGGAAACCATTGTGAGCGAAAGCTCCCGCACCGACTCCTACCGCCTGCCAACCTCGTACAACCTGGATTTTCATATGGGCTACGACCTGCAGCCCCTGCACCAGGGGAAAGTAAAGGTTGGGTTTAAGGCATCGGTGCTGAACGTGCTAAATCAGTTTTATTTTACGGACGTCTCCAACCGCTCCAGCACCAACGTGGTAGACCCCAACCTAACGCAAGCGTTCTTCAACCGCGGCCGCACCTTCACGGTGGGCATGTTCGTGGAACTGTAA
- a CDS encoding efflux RND transporter periplasmic adaptor subunit yields MQTQEQEEIVHEEARKGGAWRWWLLALITVAALAFIKIKFFPSQSAEAGKGGGRGAAGGGKGGPGGAGGKGGGQKQPVQVYVVKATSLADEVAATGSILAEESVVIKSEISGKITSLNIREGQPVSKGQLLFSINADEIQSGLRKQEYNIKLFRDQEKRQRILLDKEYISAQEYEQVNNQLLTAQADLQTLRASLAKAYVRAPFAGVLGLTTATVGTYVSPGAEITTLSKVKPVKIDFTVPSRFSSLVRTGDPITITDEASNKKYEAKVYALDPQIDPVSRTQTVRARYANTQNELRPGAFVKVNLQLSQTADALQVPTEAVIPEASGYSVYTVQKGKMVPKKVKIGVRSDRLIQITDGLAVGDSIIRTGILQVKPGDRVSISN; encoded by the coding sequence ATGCAGACGCAGGAACAGGAAGAGATAGTACACGAAGAAGCGCGGAAAGGCGGCGCCTGGCGCTGGTGGCTGCTGGCCCTGATAACGGTGGCGGCCCTGGCCTTCATCAAGATAAAGTTCTTTCCCTCGCAGTCGGCGGAGGCGGGCAAGGGTGGCGGCAGAGGAGCCGCTGGGGGTGGCAAGGGCGGCCCGGGCGGAGCTGGTGGCAAAGGCGGCGGCCAGAAGCAGCCCGTGCAGGTCTACGTGGTGAAGGCTACCAGCCTGGCCGATGAGGTAGCGGCTACCGGCTCTATTCTGGCCGAGGAATCGGTGGTTATCAAAAGCGAAATTTCGGGCAAGATTACCAGCCTCAACATCAGGGAAGGCCAGCCGGTAAGCAAAGGCCAGCTGCTGTTCAGCATCAATGCCGATGAAATTCAGTCGGGCCTGCGCAAGCAGGAGTACAACATCAAGCTGTTCCGCGACCAGGAAAAGCGCCAGCGCATTCTGCTGGACAAGGAATACATCAGCGCCCAGGAGTATGAGCAAGTCAACAACCAGCTGCTCACGGCCCAGGCCGACTTGCAGACACTGCGCGCTTCCCTGGCCAAGGCCTACGTGCGTGCGCCGTTTGCCGGCGTGCTGGGCTTGACCACCGCCACGGTGGGCACCTACGTGAGTCCGGGCGCCGAAATAACCACGCTGTCCAAGGTAAAGCCCGTGAAAATCGACTTTACCGTACCCAGCCGCTTTTCCAGCCTGGTGCGCACCGGCGACCCAATCACCATCACCGATGAGGCCTCCAACAAGAAGTACGAAGCCAAAGTCTACGCTCTCGATCCGCAAATTGACCCCGTGAGCCGTACCCAAACCGTGCGCGCCCGCTACGCCAACACCCAGAATGAGCTGCGCCCCGGCGCTTTCGTGAAAGTGAATCTGCAGCTCAGCCAGACCGCCGACGCCCTGCAGGTTCCCACCGAAGCCGTCATTCCTGAAGCCAGCGGCTACAGCGTGTACACCGTGCAGAAAGGGAAGATGGTGCCGAAGAAAGTAAAAATAGGCGTGCGCTCCGACCGCCTTATTCAGATTACCGACGGCCTGGCTGTAGGCGACTCCATCATTCGCACGGGCATTCTGCAGGTGAAGCCGGGCGACAGAGTATCAATTAGTAATTGA
- the xseA gene encoding exodeoxyribonuclease VII large subunit, producing MAPLYNRRVEGGLPPQAPAPLGLAELMRRVRDSLTLSFPDAYWVAGEISDLTLPRFGSGHCYLTLTDQAQTTRGAQLKAQARATIWGARFEQLGPQFERQTGQTLRPGLRVLVRVSVKFHEQYGLSLDVLAIDPSYTVGDLARQRLEAIAKLEAQGLLERQKQLALALAPQRLAVISSPTAAGWQDFLQQLGETVYDFNVTLFPATMQGQESPASIRAALDMIRRRRGQFDAVVLIRGGGSKTDLLAFDDYGLAAAVGSFPLPVLTGIGHERDEAVVDLAAHLALKTPTAVAVFLTERLARLDAVLEGYGSRIRELAQAQRQGHADRLLTLAHELRHAAKGRYRQQQTLLEGVQRQTTQAAQQGVQRQAAQLAQRQRALRRAAHKVARQQQQQLRQLGRALARRFRHVHRRRRELLLRSRYRLQLRQQRVLLLLVQQLALAEQRQYFAAASVHVRQPNGSAVALHPAPLPGTELRLHQAGTVLPVQVLPPVQEQA from the coding sequence ATGGCTCCGTTATATAACCGCAGAGTGGAAGGTGGCTTGCCGCCGCAGGCCCCGGCCCCGCTGGGGCTGGCCGAGCTGATGCGCCGGGTGCGCGACTCACTCACGCTCTCGTTTCCGGATGCCTACTGGGTGGCGGGCGAAATTTCCGACCTCACCCTGCCGCGCTTCGGCAGCGGCCACTGCTACCTCACGCTCACCGACCAGGCCCAGACCACCCGCGGCGCCCAGCTCAAGGCCCAGGCCCGCGCTACCATCTGGGGCGCGCGCTTCGAGCAGCTGGGGCCGCAGTTTGAGCGCCAGACCGGCCAGACCTTGCGGCCCGGCCTGCGGGTGCTGGTGCGTGTGAGCGTGAAGTTCCACGAGCAGTACGGCCTCAGCCTCGATGTACTGGCCATCGACCCCAGCTATACCGTGGGCGACCTGGCCCGGCAGCGCCTCGAAGCCATTGCCAAGCTAGAAGCACAAGGGCTGCTGGAGCGCCAGAAGCAGCTGGCACTGGCGCTGGCTCCACAGCGGCTGGCCGTCATTTCCTCTCCCACGGCTGCCGGCTGGCAGGATTTTCTGCAGCAGCTTGGCGAAACGGTCTACGATTTCAATGTAACCCTGTTCCCGGCCACCATGCAGGGCCAGGAGTCCCCCGCCAGCATCCGGGCCGCGCTGGATATGATCCGGCGCCGGCGCGGTCAGTTTGATGCCGTGGTGCTGATTCGGGGCGGCGGCTCTAAAACCGACCTGCTGGCCTTCGACGATTACGGGCTGGCAGCGGCCGTAGGGTCCTTTCCGCTGCCCGTGCTCACCGGCATCGGGCACGAGCGGGACGAAGCCGTGGTGGACCTGGCCGCGCATCTGGCTTTGAAAACGCCGACTGCGGTGGCCGTGTTTCTTACGGAGCGCCTGGCCCGGCTGGATGCCGTGCTGGAAGGCTACGGCAGCCGCATCCGGGAGCTGGCCCAGGCGCAGCGGCAAGGCCACGCCGACCGCCTCCTGACGCTGGCCCACGAGCTGCGCCACGCCGCCAAGGGCCGCTACCGCCAGCAGCAAACGTTGCTGGAAGGTGTGCAGCGCCAAACCACGCAGGCCGCGCAGCAGGGTGTGCAGCGGCAGGCCGCCCAGCTGGCGCAACGGCAGCGGGCCCTGCGCCGGGCAGCCCACAAAGTAGCCCGGCAGCAGCAGCAGCAACTGCGGCAGCTGGGCCGGGCACTGGCCCGCCGGTTTCGGCACGTGCACCGCCGCCGCCGTGAGCTGCTGCTCCGGAGCCGCTACCGGCTGCAGCTACGGCAGCAACGGGTTCTGCTTTTGCTCGTCCAGCAACTGGCCCTGGCCGAGCAGCGCCAGTATTTTGCGGCCGCGTCGGTGCACGTACGCCAACCTAATGGAAGTGCCGTGGCCCTGCACCCCGCCCCGCTTCCCGGCACCGAACTGCGGCTGCACCAGGCGGGCACTGTGCTGCCCGTGCAGGTGCTGCCGCCCGTCCAGGAGCAAGCCTAG
- a CDS encoding response regulator transcription factor — protein MTSTGSRIRLALADDHLLFRKGLRALLDGFDTMEVVVEANDGQELLESLDALSNPPNVVLMDLQMPVLDGLQTTRLLRVQYPQVRIVIISMHDEPELMEQLRLEGAHGYLLKNANPDEVRCAIEAAHSGEPHYVQLG, from the coding sequence ATGACTTCGACCGGCTCTCGTATTCGTCTGGCCCTGGCCGATGACCACCTGCTGTTTCGCAAGGGGCTGCGGGCATTGCTCGACGGATTTGACACCATGGAAGTGGTCGTGGAAGCCAACGACGGGCAGGAGCTGCTGGAAAGCCTGGACGCGCTGTCAAATCCTCCCAACGTGGTGCTGATGGATCTGCAGATGCCCGTGCTCGACGGACTGCAAACCACGCGACTGCTCCGCGTCCAGTACCCGCAGGTGCGCATCGTCATCATCTCCATGCACGATGAGCCCGAGCTGATGGAGCAGCTCCGCTTGGAAGGTGCCCATGGCTACCTGCTCAAAAATGCCAACCCCGATGAAGTGCGCTGCGCCATAGAGGCCGCCCACTCCGGCGAACCACATTATGTACAGCTCGGCTAA